The proteins below are encoded in one region of Puntigrus tetrazona isolate hp1 chromosome 5, ASM1883169v1, whole genome shotgun sequence:
- the golga2 gene encoding golgin subfamily A member 2 isoform X7, which yields MADQNRQIKLAAAKKKLKEFQQKTTPSTGSAGPKKKRKVKGGDQLDAAVDRHSPDNIENILKVMVSDLSLTNGVSQPPLVNDSQQKYAADANGDEHALEDNRPLSSTESLRQISQQLNGLLSESSTYINGDSGPPAVGEKELETRNQDLAAALDSSTHTNAQLTTKLETLTKQSQELSDQLQKERKEFEQKFTKEQGAMREQLQVHIQTIGILVSEKSELQTALSYTQQAARQKSAEAEDLSSRLLAGKQRVSELERTLSSVSTQQKMFEKHNKELEKERDSLRLEVLRFSNASEESRQQSSELSEQLKLRVRENSGLKQEVDELRRRLEMADSMLQQFSSQSGPPSEHQQVQLLLDEKHQMETHAAQLMESVAQLQVERDQYAVQIQEEGRVWKDKTEQLLSQVRLMSEERDSTAAQIQELQEKITELESAAALMSKEQEPQAVSQTPGPSESELALQETISSLQQERDALSLQYQAQVRDNEQLSRLVQEQEVRLEELERQAERAAGEAQDRLRILEDVQSDKATISRALAQNRDLKDQLAELQNGFVKLTNENMELTSALQSEQHIKKEIARKIAQLQEDLHNAKEQLQERSAELASAQELRDQYLSHLQQYTAGYQQLVTEREHLQHQFLQQVQLMDRLQHDEVQGKVQLEQSHVQLQEAQEKLKQLARDNEELKTEVQELLNSSHRDDGDGLESHSLPESFQKSHVVIPEDFESREEMEEFIHSALSRLEEERDEMSRRFEEERRLHHAVRQQMTAMSHEHHHHHHHPHPHSAGGSDGVPVEVHEALRVAMEKLQERFTSLMQEKVDLKERVEELEHRCIQLSGETDTIGEYIALYQNQRAIMKQRHYEKEQYINMLAKDKEEMKTKLAELQDLVMRLVGERNEWYSRYMSAVGHPDLLTSGGEQLHPTDEHTDSPAVLDLSTAVEASSAPQSSTDPQSQSQSPERPGPAPDGPSLRPKEDGTARQIMQLLQEIQNPQARPAPFLGENPCIPFFYRPDEHDEVKILVV from the exons ATGGCGGACCAGAACAGGCAAATCAAACTCGCCGCAGCCAagaaaaag CTGAAGGAGTTTCAACAGAAGACCACCCCATCCACAGGAAGTGCTGGAccaaagaagaagaggaaggtTAAAGGAGGAGATCAGCTGGACGCAGCGGTGGACAGACACTCGCCGGACAAT ATTGAGAATATTCTCAAAGTTATGGTGTCTGATCTTAGTCTGACGAATGGAGTGTCTCAGCCTCCATTAGTCAACGACAGCCAG cAGAAGTACGCAGCGGATGCAAACGGCGATGAACACGCTCTGGAAGATAACAG GCCGCTGTCGTCCACCGAGAGCCTGAGACAGATTTCCCAGCAGCTCAATGGCCTGCTGTCTGAG TCATCAACATACATCAATGGAGACAGCGGCCCGCCGGCGGTCGGTGAGAAGGAGCTGGAG ACTCGTAACCAGGATCTGGCAGCGGCTCTGGactccagcacacacacaaacgcccAGCTCACGACCAAACTAGAGACACTG ACGAAGCAGTCTCAGGAGCTTTCTGATCAACTACAGAAG GAACGGAAAGAGTTTGAGCAGAAGTTCACAAAGGAGCAGGGAGCGATGCGAGAACAGCTGCAG GTTCACATTCAGACCATCGGCATCCTGGTGTCTGAGAAATCAGAGCTACAGACGGCCCTGTCCTACACACAGCAGGCCGCGCGACAGAAGtcag cggaGGCAGAAGATCTGAGCTCGCGGCTGCTGGCCGGTAAACAGCGAGTGTCGGAGTTAGAGAGGACACTATCTTCAGTCTCTACACAACAGAAGATGTTCGAGAAG cATAATAAAGAGCTTGAGAAAGAGCGAGACAGTCTGCGATTAGAGGTCCTCAGGTTTAG TAACGCGAGCGAGGAGTCCAGGCAGCAGAGCTCGGAGCTGTCTGAGCAGCTCAAGCTGAGAGTCCGTGAGAACAGCGGCCTGAAGCAGGAGGTGGACGAGCTCCGGAGGCGGCTGGAGATGGCCGACAGCATGCTGCAGCAG TTCTCCAGTCAGTCCGGTCCTCCGTCTGAGCACCAGCAGGTTCAGCTGCTCCTGGACGAGAAGCACCAGATGGAGACTCACGCGGCTCAG ctgatGGAGTCGGTCGCTCAGCTCCAGGTGGAGAGAGATCAGTACGCTGTACAGATTCAGGAGGAGGGACGCGTGTGGAAGGACAAAACAGAGCAGCTTCTGTCTCAG gtgCGTCTGATGTCAGAGGAGCGGGACAGCACTGCCGCTCAGATTCAGGAGCTTCAGGAGAAGATCACAGAGCTGGAGAGCGCTGCAG CTCTGATGAGTAAAGAGCAGGAGCCTCAGGCCGTGTCACAGACCCCGGGCCCTTCAGAAAGCGAACTGGCCCTTCAGGAAACCATCAGCAGCCTTCAGCAGGAGAGAGACGCTCTCAGTCTGCAGTACCAAGCACAG GTGCGAGACAATGAGCAGCTGAGCCGGCTGGtgcaggaacaggaagtgaggcTGGAAGAACTGGAGAGACAGGCGGAGCGGGCCGCCGGCGAGGCTCAGGATCGGCTGCGGATTCTGGAGGACGTCCAGAGCGACAAGGCCACCATCAGCAGAGCCCTGGCCCAGAACAGAGACCTCAAAGACCAGCTGGCCGAGCTCCAGAACGGCTTCGTCAAGCTG ACCAACGAGAACATGGAGCTGACCAGCGCTCTGCAGTCCGAGCAGCACATCAAGAAGGAGATCGCTCGTAAGATCGCTCAGCTGCAGGAAGACCTGCACAACGCCAAAGAACAG CTGCAGGAGAGGTCTGCAGAGCTGGCGTCTGCGCAGGAGCTGCGGGATCAGTACCTCTCTCACCTGCAGCAGTACACGGCTGGGTACCAGCAGCTGGTGACGGAGCGAGAGCATCTTCAGCATCAGTTCCTGCAGCAGGTGCAGCTGATGGACCgcctgcagcacgacgaggtGCAGGGCAAAGTTCAGCTGGAGCAGAGCCACGTTCAGCTGCAGGAGGCGCAG GAGAAGCTGAAGCAGCTGGCCAGAGATAACGAGGAGCTGAAGACGGAGGTGCAGGAGCTGCTGAACAGCTCTCACAGAGACGACG GTGACGGCCTGGAGAGTCACTCTCTCCCGGAGAGCTTCCAGAAGTCACACGTCGTCATCCCCGAGGACTTCGAGAGCAgagaagagatg GAGGAGTTCATTCACTCCGCTCTGTCGCgtctggaggaagagagagatgagatGAGCCGGCGCTTCGAGGAGGAGAGGAGACTTCATCACGCCGTCCGACAGCAGATGACGGCCATGAGCCACGAgcatcatcaccaccatcatcatcctcatcctcacagCGCAG gaggcTCTGACGGGGTTCCTGTGGAGGTTCACGAGGCTCTGCGGGTGGCTATGGAGAAGCTCCAGGAGCGTTTCACGTCGCTGATGCAGGAGAAGGTGGATCTGAAGGAGCGTGTGGAGGAGCTGGAGCACCGCTGCATTCAGCTCTCAGGAGAAACAGACACCATCG gagaaTACATCGCGCTGTATCAGAACCAGAGAGCCATCATGAAACAAAGACACTATGAGAAGGAGCAGTACATCAACATGCTGGCCAAAGACAAGGAGGAGATGAAG acgaAGCTAGCGGAGCTGCAGGATCTGGTCATGCGTCTGGTGGGCGAGCGGAACGAGTGGTACAGCAGATACATGAGCGCCGTCGGTCACCCTGACCTCCTGACCTCTGGAGGAGAGCAGCTCCATCCCACTGACGAACACACGGACAGCCCAG CCGTTCTGGACCTGAGCACAGCGGTGGAGGCTTCTTCAGCTCCTCAGTCCAGCACGGACCCTCAGAGTCAATCCCAGAGTCCCGAGAGGCCTGGGCCCGCTCCGGACGGCCCGTCCCTGAGGCCCAAAGAGGACGGCACGGCCCGCCAGATCATGCAGCTCCTGCAGGAGATCCAGAACCCTCAGGCCAGGCCCGCTCCCTTCCTGGGGGAAAACCCCTGCATCCCGTTCTTCTACCGGCCGGACGAGCACGACGAGGTCAAGATCCTGGTGGTCTGA
- the golga2 gene encoding golgin subfamily A member 2 isoform X13 → MADQNRQIKLAAAKKKLKEFQQKTTPSTGSAGPKKKRKVKGGDQLDAAVDRHSPDNKYAADANGDEHALEDNRPLSSTESLRQISQQLNGLLSETRNQDLAAALDSSTHTNAQLTTKLETLTKQSQELSDQLQKERKEFEQKFTKEQGAMREQLQVHIQTIGILVSEKSELQTALSYTQQAARQKSAEAEDLSSRLLAGKQRVSELERTLSSVSTQQKMFEKHNKELEKERDSLRLEVLRFSNASEESRQQSSELSEQLKLRVRENSGLKQEVDELRRRLEMADSMLQQFSSQSGPPSEHQQVQLLLDEKHQMETHAAQLMESVAQLQVERDQYAVQIQEEGRVWKDKTEQLLSQVRLMSEERDSTAAQIQELQEKITELESAAALMSKEQEPQAVSQTPGPSESELALQETISSLQQERDALSLQYQAQVRDNEQLSRLVQEQEVRLEELERQAERAAGEAQDRLRILEDVQSDKATISRALAQNRDLKDQLAELQNGFVKLTNENMELTSALQSEQHIKKEIARKIAQLQEDLHNAKEQLQERSAELASAQELRDQYLSHLQQYTAGYQQLVTEREHLQHQFLQQVQLMDRLQHDEVQGKVQLEQSHVQLQEAQEKLKQLARDNEELKTEVQELLNSSHRDDGDGLESHSLPESFQKSHVVIPEDFESREEMEEFIHSALSRLEEERDEMSRRFEEERRLHHAVRQQMTAMSHEHHHHHHHPHPHSAGGSDGVPVEVHEALRVAMEKLQERFTSLMQEKVDLKERVEELEHRCIQLSGETDTIGEYIALYQNQRAIMKQRHYEKEQYINMLAKDKEEMKTKLAELQDLVMRLVGERNEWYSRYMSAVGHPDLLTSGGEQLHPTDEHTDSPAVLDLSTAVEASSAPQSSTDPQSQSQSPERPGPAPDGPSLRPKEDGTARQIMQLLQEIQNPQARPAPFLGENPCIPFFYRPDEHDEVKILVV, encoded by the exons ATGGCGGACCAGAACAGGCAAATCAAACTCGCCGCAGCCAagaaaaag CTGAAGGAGTTTCAACAGAAGACCACCCCATCCACAGGAAGTGCTGGAccaaagaagaagaggaaggtTAAAGGAGGAGATCAGCTGGACGCAGCGGTGGACAGACACTCGCCGGACAAT AAGTACGCAGCGGATGCAAACGGCGATGAACACGCTCTGGAAGATAACAG GCCGCTGTCGTCCACCGAGAGCCTGAGACAGATTTCCCAGCAGCTCAATGGCCTGCTGTCTGAG ACTCGTAACCAGGATCTGGCAGCGGCTCTGGactccagcacacacacaaacgcccAGCTCACGACCAAACTAGAGACACTG ACGAAGCAGTCTCAGGAGCTTTCTGATCAACTACAGAAG GAACGGAAAGAGTTTGAGCAGAAGTTCACAAAGGAGCAGGGAGCGATGCGAGAACAGCTGCAG GTTCACATTCAGACCATCGGCATCCTGGTGTCTGAGAAATCAGAGCTACAGACGGCCCTGTCCTACACACAGCAGGCCGCGCGACAGAAGtcag cggaGGCAGAAGATCTGAGCTCGCGGCTGCTGGCCGGTAAACAGCGAGTGTCGGAGTTAGAGAGGACACTATCTTCAGTCTCTACACAACAGAAGATGTTCGAGAAG cATAATAAAGAGCTTGAGAAAGAGCGAGACAGTCTGCGATTAGAGGTCCTCAGGTTTAG TAACGCGAGCGAGGAGTCCAGGCAGCAGAGCTCGGAGCTGTCTGAGCAGCTCAAGCTGAGAGTCCGTGAGAACAGCGGCCTGAAGCAGGAGGTGGACGAGCTCCGGAGGCGGCTGGAGATGGCCGACAGCATGCTGCAGCAG TTCTCCAGTCAGTCCGGTCCTCCGTCTGAGCACCAGCAGGTTCAGCTGCTCCTGGACGAGAAGCACCAGATGGAGACTCACGCGGCTCAG ctgatGGAGTCGGTCGCTCAGCTCCAGGTGGAGAGAGATCAGTACGCTGTACAGATTCAGGAGGAGGGACGCGTGTGGAAGGACAAAACAGAGCAGCTTCTGTCTCAG gtgCGTCTGATGTCAGAGGAGCGGGACAGCACTGCCGCTCAGATTCAGGAGCTTCAGGAGAAGATCACAGAGCTGGAGAGCGCTGCAG CTCTGATGAGTAAAGAGCAGGAGCCTCAGGCCGTGTCACAGACCCCGGGCCCTTCAGAAAGCGAACTGGCCCTTCAGGAAACCATCAGCAGCCTTCAGCAGGAGAGAGACGCTCTCAGTCTGCAGTACCAAGCACAG GTGCGAGACAATGAGCAGCTGAGCCGGCTGGtgcaggaacaggaagtgaggcTGGAAGAACTGGAGAGACAGGCGGAGCGGGCCGCCGGCGAGGCTCAGGATCGGCTGCGGATTCTGGAGGACGTCCAGAGCGACAAGGCCACCATCAGCAGAGCCCTGGCCCAGAACAGAGACCTCAAAGACCAGCTGGCCGAGCTCCAGAACGGCTTCGTCAAGCTG ACCAACGAGAACATGGAGCTGACCAGCGCTCTGCAGTCCGAGCAGCACATCAAGAAGGAGATCGCTCGTAAGATCGCTCAGCTGCAGGAAGACCTGCACAACGCCAAAGAACAG CTGCAGGAGAGGTCTGCAGAGCTGGCGTCTGCGCAGGAGCTGCGGGATCAGTACCTCTCTCACCTGCAGCAGTACACGGCTGGGTACCAGCAGCTGGTGACGGAGCGAGAGCATCTTCAGCATCAGTTCCTGCAGCAGGTGCAGCTGATGGACCgcctgcagcacgacgaggtGCAGGGCAAAGTTCAGCTGGAGCAGAGCCACGTTCAGCTGCAGGAGGCGCAG GAGAAGCTGAAGCAGCTGGCCAGAGATAACGAGGAGCTGAAGACGGAGGTGCAGGAGCTGCTGAACAGCTCTCACAGAGACGACG GTGACGGCCTGGAGAGTCACTCTCTCCCGGAGAGCTTCCAGAAGTCACACGTCGTCATCCCCGAGGACTTCGAGAGCAgagaagagatg GAGGAGTTCATTCACTCCGCTCTGTCGCgtctggaggaagagagagatgagatGAGCCGGCGCTTCGAGGAGGAGAGGAGACTTCATCACGCCGTCCGACAGCAGATGACGGCCATGAGCCACGAgcatcatcaccaccatcatcatcctcatcctcacagCGCAG gaggcTCTGACGGGGTTCCTGTGGAGGTTCACGAGGCTCTGCGGGTGGCTATGGAGAAGCTCCAGGAGCGTTTCACGTCGCTGATGCAGGAGAAGGTGGATCTGAAGGAGCGTGTGGAGGAGCTGGAGCACCGCTGCATTCAGCTCTCAGGAGAAACAGACACCATCG gagaaTACATCGCGCTGTATCAGAACCAGAGAGCCATCATGAAACAAAGACACTATGAGAAGGAGCAGTACATCAACATGCTGGCCAAAGACAAGGAGGAGATGAAG acgaAGCTAGCGGAGCTGCAGGATCTGGTCATGCGTCTGGTGGGCGAGCGGAACGAGTGGTACAGCAGATACATGAGCGCCGTCGGTCACCCTGACCTCCTGACCTCTGGAGGAGAGCAGCTCCATCCCACTGACGAACACACGGACAGCCCAG CCGTTCTGGACCTGAGCACAGCGGTGGAGGCTTCTTCAGCTCCTCAGTCCAGCACGGACCCTCAGAGTCAATCCCAGAGTCCCGAGAGGCCTGGGCCCGCTCCGGACGGCCCGTCCCTGAGGCCCAAAGAGGACGGCACGGCCCGCCAGATCATGCAGCTCCTGCAGGAGATCCAGAACCCTCAGGCCAGGCCCGCTCCCTTCCTGGGGGAAAACCCCTGCATCCCGTTCTTCTACCGGCCGGACGAGCACGACGAGGTCAAGATCCTGGTGGTCTGA
- the golga2 gene encoding golgin subfamily A member 2 isoform X4 — protein sequence MADQNRQIKLAAAKKKLKEFQQKTTPSTGSAGPKKKRKVKGGDQLDAAVDRHSPDNIENILKVMVSDLSLTNGVSQPPLVNDSQDDVDAVIRVSQELEESAAEPVFNPASALNSECVADSAELQKYAADANGDEHALEDNRPLSSTESLRQISQQLNGLLSETRNQDLAAALDSSTHTNAQLTTKLETLTKQSQELSDQLQKERKEFEQKFTKEQGAMREQLQVHIQTIGILVSEKSELQTALSYTQQAARQKSAEAEDLSSRLLAGKQRVSELERTLSSVSTQQKMFEKHNKELEKERDSLRLEVLRFSNASEESRQQSSELSEQLKLRVRENSGLKQEVDELRRRLEMADSMLQQFSSQSGPPSEHQQVQLLLDEKHQMETHAAQLMESVAQLQVERDQYAVQIQEEGRVWKDKTEQLLSQVRLMSEERDSTAAQIQELQEKITELESAAALMSKEQEPQAVSQTPGPSESELALQETISSLQQERDALSLQYQAQVRDNEQLSRLVQEQEVRLEELERQAERAAGEAQDRLRILEDVQSDKATISRALAQNRDLKDQLAELQNGFVKLTNENMELTSALQSEQHIKKEIARKIAQLQEDLHNAKEQLQERSAELASAQELRDQYLSHLQQYTAGYQQLVTEREHLQHQFLQQVQLMDRLQHDEVQGKVQLEQSHVQLQEAQEKLKQLARDNEELKTEVQELLNSSHRDDGDGLESHSLPESFQKSHVVIPEDFESREEMEEFIHSALSRLEEERDEMSRRFEEERRLHHAVRQQMTAMSHEHHHHHHHPHPHSAGGSDGVPVEVHEALRVAMEKLQERFTSLMQEKVDLKERVEELEHRCIQLSGETDTIGEYIALYQNQRAIMKQRHYEKEQYINMLAKDKEEMKTKLAELQDLVMRLVGERNEWYSRYMSAVGHPDLLTSGGEQLHPTDEHTDSPAVLDLSTAVEASSAPQSSTDPQSQSQSPERPGPAPDGPSLRPKEDGTARQIMQLLQEIQNPQARPAPFLGENPCIPFFYRPDEHDEVKILVV from the exons ATGGCGGACCAGAACAGGCAAATCAAACTCGCCGCAGCCAagaaaaag CTGAAGGAGTTTCAACAGAAGACCACCCCATCCACAGGAAGTGCTGGAccaaagaagaagaggaaggtTAAAGGAGGAGATCAGCTGGACGCAGCGGTGGACAGACACTCGCCGGACAAT ATTGAGAATATTCTCAAAGTTATGGTGTCTGATCTTAGTCTGACGAATGGAGTGTCTCAGCCTCCATTAGTCAACGACAGCCAG GATGATGTGGATGCGGTGATCCGGGTCTCtcaggagctggaggagagCGCCGCTGAGCCCGTCTTTAACCCCGCTTCTGCTCTTAACTCTGAGTGTGTGGCTGATAGCGCTGAGCTGCAG AAGTACGCAGCGGATGCAAACGGCGATGAACACGCTCTGGAAGATAACAG GCCGCTGTCGTCCACCGAGAGCCTGAGACAGATTTCCCAGCAGCTCAATGGCCTGCTGTCTGAG ACTCGTAACCAGGATCTGGCAGCGGCTCTGGactccagcacacacacaaacgcccAGCTCACGACCAAACTAGAGACACTG ACGAAGCAGTCTCAGGAGCTTTCTGATCAACTACAGAAG GAACGGAAAGAGTTTGAGCAGAAGTTCACAAAGGAGCAGGGAGCGATGCGAGAACAGCTGCAG GTTCACATTCAGACCATCGGCATCCTGGTGTCTGAGAAATCAGAGCTACAGACGGCCCTGTCCTACACACAGCAGGCCGCGCGACAGAAGtcag cggaGGCAGAAGATCTGAGCTCGCGGCTGCTGGCCGGTAAACAGCGAGTGTCGGAGTTAGAGAGGACACTATCTTCAGTCTCTACACAACAGAAGATGTTCGAGAAG cATAATAAAGAGCTTGAGAAAGAGCGAGACAGTCTGCGATTAGAGGTCCTCAGGTTTAG TAACGCGAGCGAGGAGTCCAGGCAGCAGAGCTCGGAGCTGTCTGAGCAGCTCAAGCTGAGAGTCCGTGAGAACAGCGGCCTGAAGCAGGAGGTGGACGAGCTCCGGAGGCGGCTGGAGATGGCCGACAGCATGCTGCAGCAG TTCTCCAGTCAGTCCGGTCCTCCGTCTGAGCACCAGCAGGTTCAGCTGCTCCTGGACGAGAAGCACCAGATGGAGACTCACGCGGCTCAG ctgatGGAGTCGGTCGCTCAGCTCCAGGTGGAGAGAGATCAGTACGCTGTACAGATTCAGGAGGAGGGACGCGTGTGGAAGGACAAAACAGAGCAGCTTCTGTCTCAG gtgCGTCTGATGTCAGAGGAGCGGGACAGCACTGCCGCTCAGATTCAGGAGCTTCAGGAGAAGATCACAGAGCTGGAGAGCGCTGCAG CTCTGATGAGTAAAGAGCAGGAGCCTCAGGCCGTGTCACAGACCCCGGGCCCTTCAGAAAGCGAACTGGCCCTTCAGGAAACCATCAGCAGCCTTCAGCAGGAGAGAGACGCTCTCAGTCTGCAGTACCAAGCACAG GTGCGAGACAATGAGCAGCTGAGCCGGCTGGtgcaggaacaggaagtgaggcTGGAAGAACTGGAGAGACAGGCGGAGCGGGCCGCCGGCGAGGCTCAGGATCGGCTGCGGATTCTGGAGGACGTCCAGAGCGACAAGGCCACCATCAGCAGAGCCCTGGCCCAGAACAGAGACCTCAAAGACCAGCTGGCCGAGCTCCAGAACGGCTTCGTCAAGCTG ACCAACGAGAACATGGAGCTGACCAGCGCTCTGCAGTCCGAGCAGCACATCAAGAAGGAGATCGCTCGTAAGATCGCTCAGCTGCAGGAAGACCTGCACAACGCCAAAGAACAG CTGCAGGAGAGGTCTGCAGAGCTGGCGTCTGCGCAGGAGCTGCGGGATCAGTACCTCTCTCACCTGCAGCAGTACACGGCTGGGTACCAGCAGCTGGTGACGGAGCGAGAGCATCTTCAGCATCAGTTCCTGCAGCAGGTGCAGCTGATGGACCgcctgcagcacgacgaggtGCAGGGCAAAGTTCAGCTGGAGCAGAGCCACGTTCAGCTGCAGGAGGCGCAG GAGAAGCTGAAGCAGCTGGCCAGAGATAACGAGGAGCTGAAGACGGAGGTGCAGGAGCTGCTGAACAGCTCTCACAGAGACGACG GTGACGGCCTGGAGAGTCACTCTCTCCCGGAGAGCTTCCAGAAGTCACACGTCGTCATCCCCGAGGACTTCGAGAGCAgagaagagatg GAGGAGTTCATTCACTCCGCTCTGTCGCgtctggaggaagagagagatgagatGAGCCGGCGCTTCGAGGAGGAGAGGAGACTTCATCACGCCGTCCGACAGCAGATGACGGCCATGAGCCACGAgcatcatcaccaccatcatcatcctcatcctcacagCGCAG gaggcTCTGACGGGGTTCCTGTGGAGGTTCACGAGGCTCTGCGGGTGGCTATGGAGAAGCTCCAGGAGCGTTTCACGTCGCTGATGCAGGAGAAGGTGGATCTGAAGGAGCGTGTGGAGGAGCTGGAGCACCGCTGCATTCAGCTCTCAGGAGAAACAGACACCATCG gagaaTACATCGCGCTGTATCAGAACCAGAGAGCCATCATGAAACAAAGACACTATGAGAAGGAGCAGTACATCAACATGCTGGCCAAAGACAAGGAGGAGATGAAG acgaAGCTAGCGGAGCTGCAGGATCTGGTCATGCGTCTGGTGGGCGAGCGGAACGAGTGGTACAGCAGATACATGAGCGCCGTCGGTCACCCTGACCTCCTGACCTCTGGAGGAGAGCAGCTCCATCCCACTGACGAACACACGGACAGCCCAG CCGTTCTGGACCTGAGCACAGCGGTGGAGGCTTCTTCAGCTCCTCAGTCCAGCACGGACCCTCAGAGTCAATCCCAGAGTCCCGAGAGGCCTGGGCCCGCTCCGGACGGCCCGTCCCTGAGGCCCAAAGAGGACGGCACGGCCCGCCAGATCATGCAGCTCCTGCAGGAGATCCAGAACCCTCAGGCCAGGCCCGCTCCCTTCCTGGGGGAAAACCCCTGCATCCCGTTCTTCTACCGGCCGGACGAGCACGACGAGGTCAAGATCCTGGTGGTCTGA